GCATCGCTCACCGTCGTCGGTGAGGTCGACATCAGCGTCGAGGGCATGACCTGCGCGTCGTGCGTCAACCGGGTCGAGAAGCGGCTGGCCAAGGTGCCCGGGGTCCGCGCGATGGTCAACCTCGCCACCGAGTCCGCCCACGTCGAGCTCACCTCTGACGTCCCCGACAGCGAGCTCCTCGCAGCAGTCGAGGCGGCCGGCTACACCGCGACGGTGACGGGCTCGCGCCGGCGGACCGCCGACGCCGCGGCCGCCCCGACCCCGGCCGGCACCGCGGCCGCCGCACCGGACGCCACCGCCGACACCTCCTCCCCCGCCGAGCGCCGCGCTGCCGACCTCAAGCGCCGGCTGCTCGTCTCCGCCGTCCTGACCGTGCCGGTCACCGCGCTCTCCATGGTCCCGGCCGTGCAGTTCCCGGGTTGGCAGTGGCTGGTCATGGTGCTGGCGCTGCCGGTGGTCACCTGGGGCGCCTGGCCCTTCCACGCCTCTGCCGCGCGGGCCGCGCGGCACGGCGCCTCGACCATGGACACCCTGGTGTCCCTCGGTGTCGCGGCGGCGACGCTGTGGTCGCTGTGGGCGATCACCCTCGGCGGCGCGGGCGAGATCGGCATGCGCATGCAGTTCTCGCTCTTCCCCGCCCAGGGCGGGATGCACGCCACGCCGGAGCTGTACTTCGAGACGGCCGCGGTGGTCACCACGTTCCTCCTCACCGGCCGCTACGCCGAGTCGCGCTCACGCCGCCGGGCCGGGGACGCCCTGCGGTCGCTGCTCTCCCTCGGCGCCAAGGACGTCGCGCGGGTCACCCTCGACGCCGGCGGGAACCGCACCGAGACCCGGGTGCCGATCGACGCGCTCGTGGTCGGCGACCTGTTCGCCGTCCGCCCGGGCGAGAAGGTGGCCACCGACGGCGTCGTCGTCGAGGGCACCTCGGCCCTGGACACCTCCCTGCTCACCGGCGAGCCCGTGCCGGTGGACGTCGGCGCGGGCGACGAGGTGGTCGGCGCGACCGTCAACACCTCCGGCCATCTGCTCGTGCGGGCCACCCGGGTGGGGGAGGAGACCACGCTGGCGCAGATCGGCCGCCTGGTCACCCAGGCGCAGACCGGGAAGGCGCCGGTGCAGCGCCTGGCCGACCGGATCTCCGCGGTCTTCGTCCCCATCGTCATCGTGCTGGCGCTGGGCACTCTCGCGGTGTGGCTGCTGCTGGGCAACCCGGTGCAGTCCGCCTTCACGGCCGCCGTCGCCGTCCTCATCATCGCCTGCCCGTGCGCCCTCGGGCTCGCGACCCCCACCGCGCTGCTGGTGGGCACCGGCCGCGCCGCACAGCTCGGCATCCTCATCAAGGGCCCGGAAATCCTCGAGTCCACCCGCCAGGTCGACACCATCGTGCTGGACAAGACCGGCACGGTCACCGAGGGCCGCATGGTCCTCGGTGAGGTCCTCGCCCCGTCCGAGGTGCACCGCCACGTCGTCGGCGCCGCCGCCGACACCGGCACGGACGACCTGCGCGCCCAGGCCCTGTGGCTCGCCGCCGCCGCGGAGGCGGGCAGCGAGCACCCCATCGCCCGGGCCATCGTCGAGGCGGCCCAGGCCGGGGCGCAGCGGGCCGGCACCGCGCTGGCGCCCGCCACCGACTTCACCAACCACGCCGGGCGCGGCGTCGCGGCCACGGTGGACGACGGCGGTACCTCCCGTCGCGTCCTCGTCGGCCGCCCGTCCTGGCTCGCCGAGCAGGGCGTGGCCGGTGCGGGCGAGGACGACGAGGTGGTCCGTGCGCACCGCCACGCCGAGCGCGACGGCGCGACCGCCGTCGTCGTCGCCTGGGACGGTCGGGCGCGCGGCGTGCTGACCGTGCGCGACGCTGTCAAGCCCACCTCGGCCCAGGCGATCGTCCAGCTCGAGGAGCTGGGCCTGACCCCGTACCTGCTCACCGGCGACAACCGCGCCGCCGCCGAACGGGTGGCCGGCGAGGTCGGCATCGCCGCCGAGCACGTGATCGCCGAGGTGCTGCCCGAGCAGAAGCTGCAGGTGGTCAAGGACCTGCAGGGCCACGGCAAGGTGGTGGCCATGGTCGGCGACGGCGTCAACGACGCCGCAGCGCTGGCCCAGGCCGGCCAGCGTGGCCTCGGGCTGGCGATGGGCACCGGGACCGACGTCGCCATCGAGGCCTCCGACATCACCCTGGTGCGCGGAGATCTGCGGGCCGCCGCGACAGCCATCCGCATCTCCCGCGGGACGCTGCGGATCATCAAGCAGAACCTGTTCTGGGCGTTCGCCTACAACGTCGCCGCCATCCCGCTGGCGGCGCTGGGGCTGCTCAACCCGATGATCGCCGGCGCTGCGATGGCGGCCAGCTCGGTGATCGTGGTGGGCAACTCGCTGCGGCTGCGCCGGGCGGGCTGAGCCTCCCCCCGCCCGCTTCCACCCGCGAGATGTCAACTTCTCCGCGAGATGTCACGGCATCTCGCCGAGAGGTTGCTCTCTGTGCCTAACCGACCACGATCACCCGCGCGCCGACGACCTCGTACGTGCCCTTCGCACGCGCGTCCCGGGTAGCCAGGGTCGCGCCATTCTCTGCCGCGGCCAGTGCGACCAGCGCGTCGTAGACCGCGCCGCCCGCCACGTCGGCACGGCTGAGGACGTCCGGCAGGCGGGCGGCGGTGCCGGGCCGCAGAAGCAGCGGTGGCCCGAACCGCTCGCGTAGCAGGCGGGCCGCATTCGCGGGACTCACCCGCAGATCACCGGGAAGCCGGGTCAGGACCGAGTACGTCTCCGCGAGCGCGTGACCGCTTAGTGCCACGTCCCGGCCGTCCCACCAGCGCGTGACGAGCTGGTGCGCGCTGTGACTCTGCACCAGCAGAGGAATCGCGACGCTGGTGTCGAGCGCGAGCGGCGCGCTCATCTCCGGCCGGTGTCGAGCAGCCGGAAGACGTCCTCATCGTCGATTGCCGTCTCGCCCGCCACGACGAGCGCCCCCGCCTCCTCGACCAGCCGGGCAGTGCGCCCGGTCGGCACCACCTGCAGCCCTGCGCCGTAGCGCGAGATGTCCACGGTCGATCCCTCGCGCAGGCCGAGCGCGTCACGAAGTGGCTTCGGCACCACGATGCGCCCGACGGAGTCCACGGTGGCCTTCATGGGAATACGCTACCAGCGAGATCCCAGTGAGCGGCCGCGAGCCGCCGGGCCGGCGCGGAAGAGGCCGGAAGAGACCGCGAGAGGCGGGAACCATCGGGAGCTGAGCCCCATGCGGCCGGGAATGCCACCCGGGCAGTGTGAGGCACGGCCGGTGACACCCGGCCGCCGGCGCCCGCCGGCATCCCGAGACCCGGAGGTCACCGTGAACCGCTCTCCCGCCGTGCCCCTCACCCTCGCCGGCGCGCTGCTGATCGCGACCGCCGCCCCGTTCGCGCTGGAGCTCACCAGCGGCGACGAGAAGTTCAGCACCACGGCGCTCAGTGGGATGTACCTCGTCCGGATGGCCCTCGCGCTGATCGGCACCCTGGCCCTGCTCGTGGCCATCCCCAGGCTTCGCGCCCTTCCTGGCACCGGTGGTCACCTGCCCGGCTGGTCGCTGGATGCGGCCCTGATCGCCACGGCCCTGACGGCAGCCACACAGTTCGTCCAGCTCTTCGTCGTCCGCTGGTTGGGTGACATCGATCCGGACTTGCTCGACATACCGATGGGCGGCGTCCTCATGGCTTCGATGGTCGCTTCCTGGGTCCTGTACCTCTTGGCCTGGACCATCGTGGGCGGCCTGGCGCTACGTCGGCAGGTAGTGCCCGTCCCGGCCGGCGTCCTGCTGATCATCGGCGCCGTGCTCCAGCCGGTATTCGGTCCCCTTGCCGCGCTGCCGTTCGGGGCGGCACTGCTGATGACTGCACGCGCCGCGCGGGGCTCGACCATCCAGGTCACGGACGCGTCTGCGGCCCCGATCGCCTCCCGTTCCTGACGAGTCGCCCTACAGTTCGGGCGTGCAAAGGGTGTTTACGTGAACCGGGCCGCCGTCGGCGTCGTCCTCGGCATCGACGCCGTGGCGTCGCTCCTGGTGGTGGTCACGCTGGTGACGATGCCGGCGTCCGCGGAGTCGCCCGGCGCCCGGGTCACCCAGCTGGCCTTCGTGCTGGGCACCCTGGGACTGGCCGTCGTCGGCGCCCTCGTGGTGCTAAGACGGCCGGACCAGCACCACATCGGGTGGCTGCTCCTCACGGTCGGTGCCCTGGGCGGCGCCGGCCGGGCCGTCACCGCCCTCGCCCTCCTCGATCCGGCCAGGACCGGGGCGGGGCTGGCGTGGGTCACGAACTGGGCATGGGTGCCCGGCACGACGGCGGTGCTCCTGCTGCTCCTGCGCCTGCCGACGGGCGTGCTGCCCCGGCCGCGGTGGCGATGGGTGGAGCGGGCGGTGCTGGGCTGGGGCGGCGTGACGCTCGTGGTCACCGCCGTGGTCCCCGGTCCGCTGGCCGTCACGCCCCTCGGCCGCGACAACCCCGTCGGTATCGTCTCGGCGCCGTGGCTCACGGACCTGCTCACGCCGGTCTTCCTCGCCCTCCAAGCGCTGGTGGTGGTCTGCGCCTCCGCGCTGGTCGCCCGGTACCGGCAGGCAGATACCGAGGAACGCGCGCAGCTGCGCTGGGTAGGGGCGGCCGTGGCCATCCTCGCCGTCGCCGCGCCGCTCGCGGCGATCAGCTCCGCCTGGGCGGTGGTGGAGGGGGCGGCGTACCTACTGCTGCCCGCGGGGCTCACGGTGGCTGTCCTGCGTCACCGCCTCTACGACCTCGGCCTCGTCGTGCGCCGCACCCTCGTGCACGGCGTGGCCGCGGCCCTCCTCATGGCGCTCTACGTCGCCACGGTGACAGCCGGTCAAGCACTGCTGCGCGGCTGGGCGCCCGACGTGCTGGCGGCGGCCGTCGTCGCCGTCGCGGCGGTCCCGGTGCTCACCGCGGTGCGGCGGGGCACCGAGCGCCTGATCTTCGGCGACCGGCACGATCCGGACCGTGTGGCCAGCGAGCTCGCTGAGCGGCTCTCCGCCACCCCACAGGCACTGCTACCGCAGGTGGCCGAGGAGGTGGGGCGGACACTGCGCCTGCCCTATGTCGCGATCGAGCTGTCCGACGGCACCGTTGCGGCCTGCTGGCCCGGGCACGGGTCCGACGCCGAGGGGCTGCGAGTGCCCCTCCGGCACGCGGGCAAGACCGTGGGCCACCTCGTGGCGGGGCGACGAAGCCCCGCCGAGAGGTTGGACGGCCGGGACCGCCAGCTGCTCGAGCGCGTGGCGGCGCACGCGGGACTCGCGGTGCACTCCGCGCTGCTGACCGTGGCGCTGCACCGGACGACCGAGCGCCTCCGGCTCGCCCGCGCCGACGAGCGCGTCCGCCTGCAGCGCGACCTGCACGACGAACTCGGGCCCGCCCTGGGCGCCATCGCCATGCGCGCCGAGGCGGCACGGAACCTGGTGCGCTCCGGCACCGACCCGGCCCTGGTCGACGACGTGCTCGCCGGGGTCCAGGACGGCGCGGAGGTCGCGGTGGCGGAGGTGCGCCGGATCCTCGCCGAGCTGCCGCCGCAGGTCCTGCAGGAGCAGGGCCTGGTGGCTGCACTCGAGCACGTCGCGCGGACGGCACCGCCTGGACTGCGGGTGGAGCTGGAGGTGGAGGAGCTGGGAGCCCTCCCGCCCGCCGTCGAGCTCGCGATGTACCGCCTCGCCGCCGAGGCCATGCGCAACGTGGTGCGGCACGCCGGGGCCACGACGGCGACGGTCCGCGTGCGCCGGTCGGCTGACGAGGTGGAGCTCCTGGTCGTCGACGACGGCGTAGGCCTGCCCGGGCAACCGCTTGAGGGCGTGGGGCTCGGCTCGATGCGGGCCCGGGCCGCCCAGCTCGGCGGCCGCCTGGAGATCCGAGCGGCACGCGGCAACGGTGAGGCACGGCACGCGGCCGCCGCCCTGGCCGCCGCGACGGGCACGGTCGTCCATGCCCTCATCCCGCTGGAGCAGCCATGACGCTGCGCGTGCTGCTCGCCGACGACCACCCGCTCTTCCTCGACGGGCTACGCCTGC
This window of the Georgenia yuyongxinii genome carries:
- a CDS encoding heavy metal translocating P-type ATPase codes for the protein MTTATETGSASLTVVGEVDISVEGMTCASCVNRVEKRLAKVPGVRAMVNLATESAHVELTSDVPDSELLAAVEAAGYTATVTGSRRRTADAAAAPTPAGTAAAAPDATADTSSPAERRAADLKRRLLVSAVLTVPVTALSMVPAVQFPGWQWLVMVLALPVVTWGAWPFHASAARAARHGASTMDTLVSLGVAAATLWSLWAITLGGAGEIGMRMQFSLFPAQGGMHATPELYFETAAVVTTFLLTGRYAESRSRRRAGDALRSLLSLGAKDVARVTLDAGGNRTETRVPIDALVVGDLFAVRPGEKVATDGVVVEGTSALDTSLLTGEPVPVDVGAGDEVVGATVNTSGHLLVRATRVGEETTLAQIGRLVTQAQTGKAPVQRLADRISAVFVPIVIVLALGTLAVWLLLGNPVQSAFTAAVAVLIIACPCALGLATPTALLVGTGRAAQLGILIKGPEILESTRQVDTIVLDKTGTVTEGRMVLGEVLAPSEVHRHVVGAAADTGTDDLRAQALWLAAAAEAGSEHPIARAIVEAAQAGAQRAGTALAPATDFTNHAGRGVAATVDDGGTSRRVLVGRPSWLAEQGVAGAGEDDEVVRAHRHAERDGATAVVVAWDGRARGVLTVRDAVKPTSAQAIVQLEELGLTPYLLTGDNRAAAERVAGEVGIAAEHVIAEVLPEQKLQVVKDLQGHGKVVAMVGDGVNDAAALAQAGQRGLGLAMGTGTDVAIEASDITLVRGDLRAAATAIRISRGTLRIIKQNLFWAFAYNVAAIPLAALGLLNPMIAGAAMAASSVIVVGNSLRLRRAG
- a CDS encoding AbrB/MazE/SpoVT family DNA-binding domain-containing protein, which gives rise to MKATVDSVGRIVVPKPLRDALGLREGSTVDISRYGAGLQVVPTGRTARLVEEAGALVVAGETAIDDEDVFRLLDTGRR
- a CDS encoding sensor histidine kinase, with the translated sequence MNRAAVGVVLGIDAVASLLVVVTLVTMPASAESPGARVTQLAFVLGTLGLAVVGALVVLRRPDQHHIGWLLLTVGALGGAGRAVTALALLDPARTGAGLAWVTNWAWVPGTTAVLLLLLRLPTGVLPRPRWRWVERAVLGWGGVTLVVTAVVPGPLAVTPLGRDNPVGIVSAPWLTDLLTPVFLALQALVVVCASALVARYRQADTEERAQLRWVGAAVAILAVAAPLAAISSAWAVVEGAAYLLLPAGLTVAVLRHRLYDLGLVVRRTLVHGVAAALLMALYVATVTAGQALLRGWAPDVLAAAVVAVAAVPVLTAVRRGTERLIFGDRHDPDRVASELAERLSATPQALLPQVAEEVGRTLRLPYVAIELSDGTVAACWPGHGSDAEGLRVPLRHAGKTVGHLVAGRRSPAERLDGRDRQLLERVAAHAGLAVHSALLTVALHRTTERLRLARADERVRLQRDLHDELGPALGAIAMRAEAARNLVRSGTDPALVDDVLAGVQDGAEVAVAEVRRILAELPPQVLQEQGLVAALEHVARTAPPGLRVELEVEELGALPPAVELAMYRLAAEAMRNVVRHAGATTATVRVRRSADEVELLVVDDGVGLPGQPLEGVGLGSMRARAAQLGGRLEIRAARGNGEARHAAAALAAATGTVVHALIPLEQP
- a CDS encoding type II toxin-antitoxin system VapC family toxin; its protein translation is MSAPLALDTSVAIPLLVQSHSAHQLVTRWWDGRDVALSGHALAETYSVLTRLPGDLRVSPANAARLLRERFGPPLLLRPGTAARLPDVLSRADVAGGAVYDALVALAAAENGATLATRDARAKGTYEVVGARVIVVG